The Geotrypetes seraphini chromosome 6, aGeoSer1.1, whole genome shotgun sequence genome includes a window with the following:
- the FZD4 gene encoding frizzled-4 isoform X1 codes for MGRGLGLLGLCCLLAGWALGFGDEEERRCDPIRISMCQNLGYNVTKMPNLVGHELQTDAELQLTTFTPLIQYGCSSQLQFFLCSVYVPMCTEKINIPIGPCGGMCLSVKRRCEPVLKEFGFSWPDSLNCSKFPPQNDHNHMCMEGPGDDEIPLHSKTALGEECHSLGPNSDQYIWVKRNLNCVLKCGYDAGLYSRSAKEFTDIWMTVWASLCFISTAFTVLTFLIDSSRFSYPERPIIFLSMCYNIYSIAFIVRLTVGRERISCDFEEAAEPVLIQEGLKNTGCAIIFLLMYFFGMASSIWWVILTLTWLLAAGLKWGHEAIEMHSSYFHIAAWAIPAIKTIVILIMRLVDADELTGLCYVGSQNIDALTGFVVAPLFTYLVIGTLFIAAGLVALFKIRSNLQKDGTKTDKLERLMVKIGVFSVLYTVPATCVIACYFYEISNWSIFQYSADDSNMAVEMLKIFMSLLVGITSGMWIWSAKTFHTWQKCSNRLVNSGKVKRDKRADGWGKPGKGNETVV; via the exons ATGGGGCGCGGGCTGGGGCTCCTGGGGCTCTGCTGCCTGCTGGCAGGGTGGGCGCTCGGCTTCGGGgacgaggaggagaggcgctgcgACCCCATCCGGATCTCCATGTGCCAGAACCTGGGCTACAACGTGACGAAGATGCCCAACTTGGTGGGGCACGAGTTGCAGACGGACGCCGAGCTGCAGCTGACCACTTTCACGCCTCTCATTCAGTACGGCTGCTCCAGCCAGCTGCAG TTCTTCCTGTGTTCCGTCTACGTCCCGATGTGCACAGAGAAAATAAACATCCCCATCGGCCCCTGCGGTGGCATGTGTCTGTCTGTCAAACGGAGATGCGAGCCTGTCCTGAAAGAATTTGGCTTTTCCTGGCCAGACAGTCTCAACTGCAGCAAATTCCCGCCACAGAATGACCATAACCACATGTGCATGGAAGGACCGGGGGACGATGAAATCCCCCTGCACAGCAAGACGGCCCTGGGAGAGGAGTGTCACTCCCTAGGCCCTAACTCCGACCAGTATATCTGGGTGAAGAGAAATTTAAACTGTGTGCTTAAGTGCGGCTACGATGCCGGCCTCTATAGCAGATCCGCCAAGGAGTTCACTGACATATGGATGACAGTGTGGGCTAGTCTTTGCTTCATATCCACGGCCTTTACTGTCTTGACTTTCCTCATCGACTCTTCCCGATTCTCGTACCCGGAACGTCCTATCATCTTTTTGAGTATGTGCTACAATATTTACAGCATTGCTTTTATTGTGAGGCTGACTGTGGGCCGGGAGAGGATATCCTGTGATTTTGAGGAAGCAGCTGAACCTGTCCTTATCCAAGAAGGTCTTAAAAACACTGGATGTGCCATTATATTTCTACTGATGTACTTCTTTGGAATGGCAAGCTCCATCTGGTGGGTTATCCTGACACTGACATGGCTTTTGGCAGCTGGACTAAAGTGGGGCCACGAGGCCATCGAGATGCACAGCTCGTATTTCCACATTGCAGCCTGGGCGATCCCTGCCATAAAAACCATTGTCATTTTGATCATGCGGCTGGTTGATGCCGACGAGCTCACAGGCCTCTGCTACGTTGGCAGTCAGAATATAGATGCCCTCACTGGCTTTGTGGTGGCCCCGCTTTTCACCTACCTCGTGATTGGAACTCTGTTCATAGCAGCGGGCCTGGTGGCTCTTTTCAAAATCCGGTCCAATCTCCAAAAGGATGGAACAAAGACGGACAAGCTGGAGAGGCTGATGGTCAAAATTGGCGTGTTTTCCGTCCTGTACACAGTACCGGCCACGTGCGTCATAGCTTGCTACTTTTATGAGATATCCAACTGGAGCATTTTCCAATATTCTGCAGACGATTCCAACATGGCAGTGGAAATGCTTAAAATTTTTATGTCTTTGCTGGTGGGAATTACATCAGGGATGTGGATCTGGTCGGCCAAAACGTTCCACACCTGGCAGAAATGCTCCAACAGGCTGGTGAACTCGGGGAAAGTAAAACGGGACAAGCGAGCAGACGGCTGGGGAAAGCCAGGGAAGGGGAACGAAACTGTGGTATAG
- the FZD4 gene encoding frizzled-4 isoform X2, with the protein MCTEKINIPIGPCGGMCLSVKRRCEPVLKEFGFSWPDSLNCSKFPPQNDHNHMCMEGPGDDEIPLHSKTALGEECHSLGPNSDQYIWVKRNLNCVLKCGYDAGLYSRSAKEFTDIWMTVWASLCFISTAFTVLTFLIDSSRFSYPERPIIFLSMCYNIYSIAFIVRLTVGRERISCDFEEAAEPVLIQEGLKNTGCAIIFLLMYFFGMASSIWWVILTLTWLLAAGLKWGHEAIEMHSSYFHIAAWAIPAIKTIVILIMRLVDADELTGLCYVGSQNIDALTGFVVAPLFTYLVIGTLFIAAGLVALFKIRSNLQKDGTKTDKLERLMVKIGVFSVLYTVPATCVIACYFYEISNWSIFQYSADDSNMAVEMLKIFMSLLVGITSGMWIWSAKTFHTWQKCSNRLVNSGKVKRDKRADGWGKPGKGNETVV; encoded by the coding sequence ATGTGCACAGAGAAAATAAACATCCCCATCGGCCCCTGCGGTGGCATGTGTCTGTCTGTCAAACGGAGATGCGAGCCTGTCCTGAAAGAATTTGGCTTTTCCTGGCCAGACAGTCTCAACTGCAGCAAATTCCCGCCACAGAATGACCATAACCACATGTGCATGGAAGGACCGGGGGACGATGAAATCCCCCTGCACAGCAAGACGGCCCTGGGAGAGGAGTGTCACTCCCTAGGCCCTAACTCCGACCAGTATATCTGGGTGAAGAGAAATTTAAACTGTGTGCTTAAGTGCGGCTACGATGCCGGCCTCTATAGCAGATCCGCCAAGGAGTTCACTGACATATGGATGACAGTGTGGGCTAGTCTTTGCTTCATATCCACGGCCTTTACTGTCTTGACTTTCCTCATCGACTCTTCCCGATTCTCGTACCCGGAACGTCCTATCATCTTTTTGAGTATGTGCTACAATATTTACAGCATTGCTTTTATTGTGAGGCTGACTGTGGGCCGGGAGAGGATATCCTGTGATTTTGAGGAAGCAGCTGAACCTGTCCTTATCCAAGAAGGTCTTAAAAACACTGGATGTGCCATTATATTTCTACTGATGTACTTCTTTGGAATGGCAAGCTCCATCTGGTGGGTTATCCTGACACTGACATGGCTTTTGGCAGCTGGACTAAAGTGGGGCCACGAGGCCATCGAGATGCACAGCTCGTATTTCCACATTGCAGCCTGGGCGATCCCTGCCATAAAAACCATTGTCATTTTGATCATGCGGCTGGTTGATGCCGACGAGCTCACAGGCCTCTGCTACGTTGGCAGTCAGAATATAGATGCCCTCACTGGCTTTGTGGTGGCCCCGCTTTTCACCTACCTCGTGATTGGAACTCTGTTCATAGCAGCGGGCCTGGTGGCTCTTTTCAAAATCCGGTCCAATCTCCAAAAGGATGGAACAAAGACGGACAAGCTGGAGAGGCTGATGGTCAAAATTGGCGTGTTTTCCGTCCTGTACACAGTACCGGCCACGTGCGTCATAGCTTGCTACTTTTATGAGATATCCAACTGGAGCATTTTCCAATATTCTGCAGACGATTCCAACATGGCAGTGGAAATGCTTAAAATTTTTATGTCTTTGCTGGTGGGAATTACATCAGGGATGTGGATCTGGTCGGCCAAAACGTTCCACACCTGGCAGAAATGCTCCAACAGGCTGGTGAACTCGGGGAAAGTAAAACGGGACAAGCGAGCAGACGGCTGGGGAAAGCCAGGGAAGGGGAACGAAACTGTGGTATAG